CACATTAGCTGCCATCAGTGGTGTGGCGATCGCGAAGCTGTTCCAGCATAACTCGAATTTCAACAACATCCAATGGGTTTCCGGAGCTGTGGGATGTGCGCTTGCGTCGTGGGTCATGAGTCTTACGAACACGATCCATCCTCCCGGAGGTGCGACGGCCGTGCTGGCGTCCACGCAAGTTGAAGTTATTCGAATGGGCTGGAGATATGTGCCGATTGTCTTGCTTGACAGTGTCCTAATGGTTGTTGTTGCGTTGctcttcaacaacatcttGCGGCAGTATCCGATGTACTGGTGGAGTCCTGGAAGCGTCGGAAGCACACTGCGTAAGGAGAAGCGGGAGGAGAAGCACGGcaaggaaggagaagagaaggacgAAGAGAAAGGCGAGCGACAGAAGCCTTCTTCGGACTCTGGCAGGTAAGCTTTTAGCCATGTCTCTTGTCATATCGTGGCCCTATGCTGATCCCGAACATAGCGACGACAACACTCTTCGAAAGGAGCTCAGCGATCGCGTCGACTTTGTGGACGGCCTGGAAGAGATTCAAATCTCACCATACCGAATCACATTGCCTCGACATGTGAAGCTGGATGACCACGAGATCATGCTTCTGCAGAACCTACAGGAGCGTATCCGCATGCATGGCGAGATTAACGCACCTTGAGTCTGTTGCTAAGAGATACCCATTTGCTTATTATAGCATCAGCGACACTTCCCAGTAATTTGTATCGATAGTAGTCATGAGCAGCATGCAGCGTTCGACCAGCCTAACGCAATTTACGAATTCATGAACTTCGTTCTCCGATCGTATCTGACATGTGTCTGCACACGCACTCCTTCCCTATTCATAacatctcctccatcgcctaCGCAGAAATCGACTCCCTCATCTTCAAATACTCCTTCCTATACCCATTCGCATCCGTCTCCTCCCCCCGATTAAGAGGCGTCCACTTCGGATCCTCCTTAAACAACCTCATCGCCTTGGTATAATTCTTCTCATCCGTCGTAAACCGATGATAAATCCCCGCGGGCATAATCATCAAATCTCCCTTTTCCAATTTAATCCTCACCCACTCGTCCTCTTTATCGCGGACATCGAAGTAACCTCCGCCATCGAGGATGTAGCGaatttcttcatcttcgtggaGATGTTCGTGGAAGAAATTTTTCACTTTTTCTTCGTAGTTGGGGAGGAGGGTGGGGGAGATTTCAATTTCGTCGCGGTTTTTGTATTGGCGCGTGCTGGCTATGCGGTTTACTTCGGCGAGGTTGTTGGGGAGTTCGTAGTGGAGGATGCCGAGTTTGGCGAGGTAGGCGGGGTCGACTTCGCGGCCGCTGTCGTGGGGTTCGCGTTGGTCGccctggtggtggtgtgtaTTAGTCGCATGGTCTGTAGAAGTGCCAGATGcggggtggtggtggtggtggactcACGGGAAGGTTATCGTACCAGTAGGCCCTCATTATGTCGTGTGTC
This genomic interval from Cercospora beticola chromosome 7, complete sequence contains the following:
- the ADI1 gene encoding 1,2-dihydroxy-3-keto-5-methylthiopentene dioxygenase; this translates as MRAYWYDNLPGDQREPHDSGREVDPAYLAKLGILHYELPNNLAEVNRIASTRQYKNRDEIEISPTLLPNYEEKVKNFFHEHLHEDEEIRYILDGGGYFDVRDKEDEWVRIKLEKGDLMIMPAGIYHRFTTDEKNYTKAMRLFKEDPKWTPLNRGEETDANGYRKEYLKMRESISA